TGGGGCAGAAAGACACTGAAGCAACTCCCCTCACTGGGGGTGCTGGCGACCTCGATCCATCCGCCATGCTCCTCGGCGATCCCGTAAGCGATGGAGAGACCGAGGCCGGTTCCCCGGCCGACATCCTTGGTGGTGTAAAAGGGATCGAAGATATGGGACAGGTTCTCCGGAGCAATCCCCACTCCCTGGTCTTCGACCCGGATACAGCACCAGGAGCCGTTCTCCGCCGCCCTCCCCTCCGGCGGAGAGGAGGCGCAATCCTTTTTCAATTGCAGGGACAATCGCCCTCCCTCGGGCATGGACTGGATGCCATTCATGGCCAGGTTGAGCAGCACCTGCTGGAGCTGACCGGGATCGGCGTTGACGGTCAGAGACCCCTCTTCGGCCTCCCAGTGCAGATCGATCCCCTGATTGCGGGCAGTCGGTGCAAGGAGGTCGAGCGTCCCCTTGATCAGTCCGCTCAGCTCAACCGGCTGCTTGCGCGCCTGGCCGCGGCGGGCGAAGTCGAGAAGCTGGCGCATGATGGCAGTCATCCGCTCGGCTTGTTCGCCGATAATCCGGGCTGAACGCGCCGTCTCTTCCGGTGAGAGGTCCTGCCCGGCAATCAGTTTGGCCCGGCCGGAAATGACGTTGAGAGGGGTTCCGAGTTCGTGTGCCATGCCGGCCGAAAGACGCCCGACCGTGGCTAGGCGCTCGGTATGGCGCAGCTTTTCCAGCGCCTGGATCTTGGCATGATTGGCCGCCTGCTCCGCTTCCCGAGCTTCGGCCAACTGGCTGCGCATGCGATCGATAGTGCCGGCCAGGATGGCCAGCTCATCCCGTCCCGATACGGTAACGGCGGTGGAAAAGTCGCCGGCGCCGATCCGTTCCGCCTGTTCGGTCAGCTTCCGGACAGGACGGTTTATCCAGAAGCTTCCGAGGACCGTCATCAGCAACAGACCTGAGCCGATGGTGGCCACCATCAGCAGCGCCGAGCGACGCAGGCTCTCCCGGACATAGCCGTGCAGTTCGTCGAGTGATTCACTGACCTCGATGGCGCCGGGCCTCCCCCCGGCGGTCATGACGGGAAGGTAGGTCACCAAAAAGTCATGACCTTCCTTCGACTCGGCCAGTAGCGAGAAAGTCTCTCCCTTTTGCAGCGGGGAGAGTTCATCCCTGGAAAAGCGGGGGAGATAGCGGGGTGCGGCTTGCCCCTCGAGCCAGACCCAGCGAACCTTGAGGGGGCCGCTGACCAGGTTGGAGTTTTCCAGAAAACCGATGGCCGCCTGCTCTCCCCCAATCCGCCATATTTCCGTCAGCATGACCCTGAGGCTCTCTCCCAGGTGACGCGCTTCGCGGCTCAGTCTTTCCTTCAACTGGGCTCTTTCGCGTTGGATGGAAAGATAGCTGTTTAGAGAGAACAGGAGCGCCACCCCGAGCAGAATGGCTATCGTTATTTTGAGGGTCAGCCGCATCGATCGTTTTCTTTGGGAGGACAGGCAATCCGACGGTCATTGAAGGTCTCTATCCTGCTACTTTGGGGAGGGGGTTGTCAAGGTAAGGATAGGCGAAGGAGGAAGAGGTGAGCCGGGATGGATCCCGGCCATCTTAAATGGGCGAGCCGCCGACTCGGCATCGGTGCCATCCAATAAGGTGCGCAGCTAGAGGCGAGGTCCCTGTACGTGGAGAGGGAAATCGACACTTGGATGTCCGATAAATCCTTAAAACATGTGGTAGCCCCCTGTGTCAGCATAGTTGTCGCCTCTAACTGAACTCAACTCGATTGGGGGCAGTCAGGAGGCGCATGTATTCCAAAGCATTCAGGGCCTTGATGGTCAAAAATAGGGTATCGAATCACCGACCCCGCAGCGGTAATGAGAGTGCCATTTCCAGTTTTTTTATTTTTTGATATTGCTTCAATGGCAGTTGCGAAAAGTGATGCAGAATAGCTCATTTTCAGCCCCCGTGTTAACTGCATCATCTTTGGCAAGGACTTGCCCAAGCTGTGGTTCTTTGTGCTCCTTTGGAGTTTACCCCTTCTTCTGAACTGCGCAATAAAAGCACCGGAATGATCCAGATGGCCGAGCTTTCAGTACGACGCTCTGCCAAAGAGGCCAGAGCGGTTCAGAATGTCGGCGATCCGTAAATCATCCTGCTTTGTTGATTGACCCATAAGGCCTTGGGAGTATCCATTCTTTCATCCCCTGACCTGCGAAAAGGGGTCCCACAAGATCATATCCTTGCCGGCGTGCGTCGACGGTAATGCTGCCGGCCCGTCATGGAGCATACGACTTCATTCTTCTGGTTGAGCACGTCCCAGCGGAATTTAACTGTGCCGCGGGTCTGATCCTTCTGCGATGGAGTCTGGTCGAGCACTATCGAATGCAGCCGAAGCGCATCGCCGGGTCTGACCGGCTTGAACCAACGCAACTCATCGAGCCCTGGCGATCCGATGCACGAGGTTTGGAGTAGGTAGCCGTCACACATGAGCCGCATCGCCACGCTGCAAGTCTGCCAGCCGCTGGCGATAAGACCGCCAAAAGGTGAGGATTTCGCTGCCTCTTCGTCGGTATGGTAAGCCTGTGGATCGTATTCGCGCGCGAACGTGATGATCTCGTCCGATGTGATCACTCTCGGCTGCGACTCGTGCTGCCAGCCCGGCGTGAAATCTTCCCAATAATATTTAATCTGTGTCATCAGTATGCATCCCTAAAGTGCGAATCACGTCCACTCGCCGAACATTACCGCATCAGCAGGTCATCGGTTTATCGGCTCTATGCGGAAAACTGCCAAAAGAATCCGTAGGCATTCAGAAAAAGAATGGCCACCCCGGAGAAGCCGAGGTGGCCATCTGTGATAACTTCAGTCGTAGATATTTTTCCGGTGACCTACTTCAACTACCAAGATCGTGAGGACCTGATCTTCCAAGTGGCAAATGGCCCTGTAATCCCCGATGCGGTACCGCCAAAAGCCAGCCCTGTCTCCAACCAGAGGTTTGCCGAACTGCCTGGGGTTTTCGGTCCCCTCAAGCCTCTCCCTGAAGTATTTCAGTATGCGCCGGCGAGGCTCATGGTCCAGCCGACGCAAATCATCCAGAGCTTGCTCCTGGATTTCAACTGTCCAGGCCATTCAACTCCTTTTCCGCCTCCTCCAGGCTCAGACGGCGGCCGCCGGCTTCCAGCCGCGCCAGCCCTAGCAGGTAGTCTTCCCGATCCTCCAGAAACTCCTGGAGGGCTTGTCGCACGTAAAAAGACTTGCTCCTGCCCGTCTTCTGGGCGAGCCTCTCCAATCTTGCCTCGATCTCTTTATCTCGCAATCCGATCATTTTCTTCCTCCGGGGCGACCCCTTACTGTTAACGTGTTTAACATTTTAAACACACATGGGAGGTGCGCGTCAAGCCTGGAGCAACAGCTTGGAGCAATCCTCCGATAAGGGATTAAATCGGCCTTTTCGAGTGTCCAAAAAAACTCGCCATTGTAGGATTGCCAAAATGTGTCTTGTGGGGAGTGACATATGAGATTATTAGACATTGTGGTCTTTGCTGAACTCAACCAAATCTTACAGTGGGTGTAAGATTGAGTCTGAGCTACTACATCTAAGGAAAATCATACCGGCTTTGATACCATTTCCCACAGGGTGATCTCGATGGGTTCGGAGCAGAGCTCCCCCGCCTTTGCCTTCAATTCCTTCAGGTATGGCATCTCAAGGTGAACCTCAAGGTCCTTCTTGCTCCTCCAGTTTTCATAGAGGACCAATTTCCCCTTGTCATCGGCAAGCTGGTGCAGGTCATAGTTGATGCATCCAGCCTCTGCCCGGGTCGGTGCCACACACGCCATAATCGCTTGTTTTAATTGCTCTTCCATACCCTCTTTTGCTTTGAATCGTGCAAGAACTGTGACCTTCCTTTCTGCCATATCCGCCCCCTTTCTATTGGGTCTCAACCAGTTATTCAGAACTCAAAAAATCGTGACTTATATGAAAAGAAGGAGGGCGACTCCTTGGCCACCTCCTTGCTTATTCAAGGGTTGCTTACAATTAAAACATCACTTCCTCGATAGCCCATGCCGTCGTCAGCATCCGCCACAATTTGATTGGTACCGACCACTAGAGGGACAGATACCGACCATCGATAGGAGCTTTCGCTCGGAGCTTTCTGGTCGGCGTAGATGAGCGCAAAGATAGTTTCACCAGTCGTCTGATTGGTCACAATGACATCGACCCTGGCACTGTATCTGGTGTAGTAGCATTCTGGGCTGTAAGGGTATTCGAGACAGGCAAATCCGCAAAAACAACCTGTTTCGCCCTTGATTTTCCCGTAAGGGGACTCCAAAGCGTAACCACCGACGACCAACACCTCTGCGTGGCTTGGCAAAGTCAGTGAGTCAGAATCACTCGGGTCATCAATGGCCATCTCGAGCGTGTCGATAATGACCTCGTCCTCTCCTCCATCACCGCCACCGCCACCGCCACAAGCGTATACAGACAATATCAGTGCTAATAATGTTGAAGCTAAAATTACCTTTTTCATGGCAACCTCCTGGACCCATTGATATTTTTCAAAAAAAAACGGGCACACCAAGAGGACTAAACCCTTGACGGCCCGGTAGACTTTGACGAAAAACGAGCCAAAGGCCCACGGCTTTCCGTCCTGCCTTTTCAGGCAGTTTAGCTTTTCATGGTTATTAAAAATCTTATACCATAAAAATTATCAGTTTTTTCTTACAACTCTTGAGTTTCAGGAAGAAGTGGTGAAGGTCTAGATGAAAACATCTGAATATTCCGAAAAGTTCTACTCCTGAGTTTCATATTTGAAAAATAGCGGCCAGTAGGCATTTCCTGAAAAGTCTGACCTGCGAAAAAGGGCCACCTCATCCTGTGGATGAAAATGGCCCTTTCTTCATGTCTGAAAAGTCCCGGCACCAAGACCGCCGAAAAACTGTGCTGGCACCGGTGACTTCTGGGAATTGGTGGCAGAAAGCTTCTTACCGGAAATCAAACGCAGAACTGGCAGTTAGCCATTCTTCTCCGTTGGATTTTGTGACCCTCTCAATCGATATTTTGGCGTGAACTCACTTCCCGGAGGCACCCATACCTAGTCAAAGGCTACGACGCCTCATGTAGCAGATTGGTGAACTCCTCGGCCGGCAGGGGCTTGCTGAAAAGGTACCCCTGATAGGTGTCGCATCCGCAACCGGCGAGAAAGTTGAGTTGCTCGCAAGTCTCAACCCCTTCGGCGACAGCAGTCAAACCCAAGTTATGCGCAATGGCAATGACGCTGGTGACGACGGAGGCGCCACTTGGATCGGTGGCCACGTCCCGGATGAAGGAGCGATCGATCTTGAGACTGTCGACCGGGAATCGGCGCAGATAGTTGAGGCTCGAGTAACCGGTACCGAAGTCGTCAAGACTAAGGCTCACGCCCAGCTCCTTGAGGGTGTGCATGGTCCGCTCCGCTTCGGTGGGATCATCCATGACCATGCTCTCGGTCAGTTCCAGTTCCAGCAGGCGCGGGTCCAGTCCGGCGTTGCGCAGAATCTCCTCAACGAGCTGCGGCAGGTCCCCTTTGCGGAACTGCCGTGCGGAGAGGTTGACGGCGACGCTCAGCACTGGCAGACCCTCGTCCTGCCAGGCCCTGGTCTGCCTACACGCTTCCTCCAGGACCCAGGTTCCGAGCGGTACGATCAACCCAGTCTCTTCTGCCAGAGGAATGAAGTCGGCCGGCGAAATCATCCCCCGGAGCGGATGGCGCCAGCGCACCAGGGCCTCGCAGCCGATGACGCGGCCGCTGAACAGGTCGACCTTTGGTTGGTAGTGCAGACAGAATTCCTCGCGTTCAAGAGCCTGGCGCAAGGCGCCTTCGAGTTCCAGTGTTTCAAGAATTCGTTGGTTCATCTCCGGGGAATAAAAAGCGAAGTTGCTGCTGTCATTTTTTTTGGCCCGATACATGGCCAGGTCGGCGTTGCGGATCAGGGTGGGCCCATCGACGCTGTCTTTAGGGTAGAGACTGACGCCGAGACTGGCGGTGATGGTGATCTCCCGATCACAGATCTGGTAGGGCAAGGACAGGTGGTCGAGAATTTTTCTCGCCACCAGACCCACGTCTTCGGCCTCAGCGACCTCCGCCAGCAGGACGACAAATTCGTCCCCGCCCAGTCGAGCCACGGTGTCGGCATTGCGAACTTTTTGCTGCAGGCGCTGCGCCACAGCGTACAGCAACTGGTCGCCGAAGGCATGGCCGAGGCTGTCGTTGATCACTTTGAAGCGGTCGAGGTCGAGCAGCAGCACCGCCACGATCCGCCCGGAACGATGTGCATAATGGAGCGACTGGTCCAGGCGATCCTGCAGCAGAGCCCGATTGGCCAGCCCGGTTAACGCATCGTGGGTGCCCAGATGCTGGAGTTGCTCTTCGTAACGTTTTTGCTCGGTGATGTCTTCGCCGATGCTCGCGGTTCCGATCACATCCCCAGAGGCTGAACACAGCACCGAGTTATTCCAGTGAATAAGCCGCCGCTCACCGGAACGGGTAAGGATCTCGTTCTCATGATGCCTCGTGTCCGGCATGTTATTGAGCACCTTTGCGAAAATATCTTTCAGCTCGACGTTCTCCGGCGGGATGAAGAGATCAAACCAGTTCGAACCGAGAATCTCCTCGCGCCGCCAGCCTGTCAGTCGCAACAGGTAATCATTGCAGAAGGTAACCCGCGCGTCCCGATCGAGCGTCATGGAAATCAAATCGACGTTGCTGAGCATGTCGCTGTAGCGCCGCTCACTTTCTCGCAGCGTATCCTCTGCTCGTTTTCGGTAGGTGATGTCCATGACCATCGCCAGGGTGCCAACGTAGCAACTTGTCTCGTCGATGAGGGGGTTGGTTGCCAGCAAAACCCATAGGTCGGAGCCGTTCTTGCGCCGGAACCGGAAATCGGTTTGTTCGCTGATCCCCTCTCGCCGGTGCATCATGTGATCTTCTGCCAGCGCACAACTAGCGTCGTCCATGAAATCGAAGACGGGTCGCCCTACCATCTCTTCTGTTCCATAACCGAGCATTTCAGCCATTTTCTGGTTCACAAAAGAGGTGATGTTTGCAGCATCAAGAACCCATATGCCTTCTTGTGCCGTCTCGACGATCTGCCGGTAGCGTGCCTCACTGGCGGCGAGTTCAGCAGTGCGAGCCGCTACGAGCACCTCAAGTTTGTCCTTATGCTGGCGCAACAGCTCTTCACTCGCATGCAGGCGACGGTAAAAATACCCTTCTCGGATTGAAAGGAGCATCCCCGTAGCCGCCAGCAGCAAAATGGTCACTCCCACTCCCCAGACCAACGGGCGATGGCGCAGGTAGCCCGCAAGTTCGTCGGTTGAAGGCCCAAAAGTCAGCAAGGTCCACTCAGCAACAGGGACGCTTTCCGTCCAGACTTCGAACTCTCTCCCCGCTAGGCGCAGAGTGGAACTTCTCGGTAGTCTGGTTTCATTAACCTTTAAATTCGACAATTCCTCAATTCTCGCTCCGGATGTTAAAGGGCTCTCCGGATTGGCGAAGATGACGGTTCCGCTGCGATCGACGACGGCAATGCTGAAATCGTGTGGCAGAGTCGTAGCAGACCATACCTGCGCGAGTTCGGCAAGCTCAATACTTAATCCCACTAAACCTTTGAAGCGCTCATGGCTATCCTGTAGGGGAACCACTAAGCCGGTTACAACTTGTCCACTAATAGGACCCAAGTGAGGGTCCATGACGTAGCGGGGCGCTCCGGAGGCCAAGGCTTTAAAGAACGGTAATGCCGATGCAGTCGGGGGATCATTCGGCCAGAATGGGCGGCTAGAAGCTAGGAATCGGCCATCGGCGCTGGTCGCCGCAAAGTTCACAATCTGAGGAAATTGTCCCACAAGACGAGCGAGGAAGGCGCTGCAACCGTCCCCACCGTCGAGGCGCATGCAATCGGTTTCGGCAATGGCGCGCAGGAGGGATTCGTAATGATCGAAGTACGCCTCTGTCGATTGTCGAACATGCTCGGCGTGATGGGCCAAGGCATTGCGTTCCGCACGCTTCCACTCGGCATGGTCGTGGGCCACGAGTCCGCAGGCTAGCAGCAAAATCAGCACGATGGTGCCAATCAGCGCAACACGAGTCAGGCCATGCCGCCGGGGGACTTCAGGTGCACATTCATCAATATTCTCCCCGGCGTTTTTCACGGGAGTAGACCTATTCTTGATGTGTTGTGGGTCACGCGTCATATTTACTCCCCTGGGGGGTGCCGGTTGGTTGAGCATTTAATCTTCGGAACGATCCTGTCGATCGTCAAGCGCGAGGCGTTTACAACCAAAGACAATGCTTCCAGTAATTGGTAGTATCCCGGAACAACTGGGAGGTCAATGAACTGGCGTCAGGCATTTGAAAGCCGCAGGAGGGGCTGATTCAAGAGAAAAACAAAAAGCCCGCCGTTCTTCCGAAGACGAGCCATAGGCTTCCGGGGGGGGAACCTTCTTCGGCAACCCGGCTATCCGTGCCAACCAATCAGGAGGTGGCCGAGGACCCGTGGCTTTGCGTCCCCGGATTGCTCCGGGTTTGCCTTTTCATCTATGTACAGGAAAAATATAGTATTTATATTATCAAAGCAAAGGAAAATTCTCCTTTTAAAGTTTTTAATACTATAATGGCCCACATTTCCTCATAACGATAAAGGGCCATCCAATCCGAGGATTAGAATGGCCCTTTTTCTGTGTCCGAAAAGTCGCGGCCGAGATCGCCGGAAACAGTGCTGGCACCGGTGATACCTGAGACGGTGCGGTCGCCTCGGCCATTTATTCAAGGCAATCGCCGATAGCCGAATACAGATCGCTCATCTGGACGGGCTTGGTTAATACCCTGTCCATTCCCGCCTTCAGACAGTCCTCCATAATTTCGCGCCGGGCATGAGCGGTCAGCCCGATAATGCAGGCGCGCTTGTTACGATCAGCCTCCCTTTCGCGGATAGTCCGGGTCGCCTCCAAACCGTTCATCTCCGGCATCTGCAAATCCATGAGGACAAGCTCGAAATTCCCGCTCTCCCATTTCTCGACGGCATCCCATCCGGTTTCAGCAGTTACCGCTTGCCAGCCGCGCTGGGCCAGCATCAGGGTGATCACATCCCGGATCAGCGGGTCATCTTCGGCCAGCAGAATGCGGGCGTCGAATATTTCTTTCCCGGGTTCCTTCGAGGGGGCGACGATCGTTGTCTCAGGTTGTTTCTCGGCACTTTTCAAGGGAATAGTGAAGGTGAAGACGCTTCCTTTTCCTTCCCGGCTCCGGACAGAAATATCTCCTCCCATCAGGTGGACCAAACCCTTGGAGATCGCAAGGCCCAGACCGGTACCCCCGAATTTCCGGGTTAAGGAACTGTCCACCTGTGTGAAACTCTGGAAGAGCAGATGACGTTTCTCCCTGGGGATGCCGATACCGGTATCGGCCACAGAAAACTCAAGGAATTCCCCACGGGGCTGCACCCGGACACGGATTTTTCCCTCGTGGGTGAATTTGACTGCATTGCCGATCAGGTTAGTCAAAACCTGCCCAAGACGATTTGGGTCGCCGATTGCGAGATCGGGCACTGCCGGGGATACCTCCGATTTGAGGCTGATGTTTTTCTCCCGGGCGGCCAGAGCAAACATGCCGATCGCCTCGTCCACGCATGCCCGAAGATCAAAAGGTTCTGCCTCGATATCCACCTTCTGGGCCTCGATACGAGAGAAATCGAGGATGTCATCGATCAGGGAACGCAGGCGCTTGGCTGACTGCTCCGCCATCCCCAAGAGGTGCCGGCGCTCGGGACTTCGGTCGATCTGCATAAGATGCTCGATGGCCGCCATGAAGACCGTCATCGGCGTGCGAATCTCATGGCTCATGTTTGCTAAAAACTCGCTCTTGGAGCGGCTGGCCTTTTCGGCAGCGGATATGGCTTCCTTGAGTTCCTCCTCCGATCTCTTGCGCTCGGTGATATTTTCGATGACAGCGATCTGGTAGTCGGGCCGGCCCTCGGCATCGCGTACGAGAGACAGAGTCAGGCGCGCCCAGACATGGTGCCCTTGCTTATGAATGAAACGTTTCTCCACCGTGTAGCTGTTCAGTTCACCGGCGGCCATCCGGCGAAACGGGATGAGATCGAGGTCCACGTCTTCCGGGTGTGTGATCTGTGGCCAAGGCGTAGCGCGCATCTCTTCGGGGGGATATCCGAGCATGCGGCAAAAGGCATCGTTGACATCGATCCATCGTGCGTCGGCAAAACTGACCCGGCCCATGCCGATTGCTGCTTGCTCAAAGACTGCACGAAATTTTTCTTCACTCTCACGCCGTTGTTCTTCCGCAAACTTGCGGTCGATGATGCCTTCGGCAAGGCGCGATTCGTACTCCACACGAAGGGTAATGTCGTTGACGAGGGCCAGAACGATGACTCCGTTAACGGTGTCGAGATAGGTCAGGCTGATTTCCACGGGAAACTCGCTGCCGTCCTTGCGGAGGCCGGTTAGGTCAAGGAGTTCCCCCATCCGCCTGACCTTGGGCTCTTCGAAGTAATGCGCCTGATGCCCCTTATGGACCTGGCGGAAACGTTCAGGGATAAGCAGGGAATGAGGCTTGCCAATCAACTCTTCTCTCGAATGGCCGAACATTTTCTCGGCAGATTTGTTGACCTGCAAAATGGTCCCTGAGCTGTCGATGACGACGACCCCCTCGGCGAGCGACTCCAGAAGTGTGCGCACCGTGAGATCTTCCTGGAAAAGTCCGGCAGCAAAGGCGACCTGTCGCTGGACTCTCAATTCCTGCTCCAGACGTATTTTTTCCTGCTCAATATCAGATGCGGGCATGGGTTTCCTATTGGTCATTCGTAAGTTGACAATGGGCTTCCGAGGTATCGGCAGCATCGGAAGTCTTTATTCATTTTAGCCCAGTGTGAAGCAGAATGTCGCCCCTTTGTCCGGCTCTCCCTCGGCCCACACCCTGCCGCCGTGGCGATGGATGATCCGCTCCACCGTGGCCAGGCCGATGCCGAAGCCCGTGAATCCCGGGTGCCGGGGAGGCGCACGAAGGGAACGAAGAGCTTCTCCGCCTCTTCCATGGCGAAGCCCGCCCCGTTGTCGCGGACGAAACAGGCCGGCTCGCCGTCCCTATCAGTCATCCCGAACTCGATGACCGCCTCCTCTCGCATGGCGGTGTACTTCCAGGCGTTGCCGAGGATTGTCCAGGACCACTCCTAGCAGATTCGCATCCCCGTCTACGAATATCCCCTCGGCGATCCTGAACTCCACCCGGCGACCCGGATCGGCGAGTTGCAGCTCCGCAGCCGTCGCCTGGGCCACGGCGGAAAGATCGACTGTCCCCCGATGCAGCTCGGCGCGTGCTAGGCTGGAGAAATTGAGCAGGGCGTTGATGAGCCGGTTCATGCGCAGTGTGCCGTCGTAGATCTCCTGGAGGTAGCCCATGCACTGCTCGTCGAGCTTTCCGCTGCACAGCTCCCTGAGCACCTGGCTGTAGCCGCTGACGACGGTCAAAGGCTTGCGCAGATCGTGGGCGATGGTGTAGTTGAACGCCTCCAGTTCCCGGTTGGCGCTCTCCAGATCGGCGTTCAGCCTCTTGATCTCCTCTTCCGCCCGCCTGCGGTCGGTGATGTCGCGCAGCGTGACGACGGCGAGAATCGCCTCACCCGACCTGTCCCTCACAGGCGTGCCGTTGAAGCTGGCGATCCATGTTTTCCCCGTCTTTCTGTGCCGGAGGCGCATCTCGCAGTCGGTAAACTTTGCACTTCGGAGTACCCGGGCCAGCGGCCACTGCTCGATCGACACCACCCGTCCATCGAGTTCGGACAGTTCGAAATCCTCCTGGAATCGGTGCAGGTGCCGCCGAACCTGATCGAGTCTTTCGAAACCGTGCATGTCCAGCGCCGCCTGGTTCATGGTCATCACGTTCCCATTGAGGTCGGATATCACGACCCCCTCGACGATATTGTTCAGCACGGCGTCGAGTTGCACCAGCAGCCGTTGCTTTTCCTCCAGCGCTGCCTGTCGCTCACGGTAGATACGGGAGGCCTGCCGTTTCTCAATGTACAGAAGGATGGCTCCGGACGTCACGAGCAGCGAGGCGACGAGCGCCCCGAGGAGGACGGAATCCTGAAGAAGATCGCCCAGTGCCTCCCGCCGGTCGACCTTGGCCACCAGCGCCCACGTTGACCCCGGGACGGGACGGTAGGCGGAGAAGACCGGCTCTCCCCGGTAGTCCAGCCCCTCCATGGTCCCGGAGAGCCCCTTGGCGGCATGGGTGGCCGGCAGCATGGTTTCGGCGAGTGGGCGGCGCAGCGTGAACGCCGTCCCCTTGCGGTGCCGCGGCTCGTTCAGAAAGAGGACTTCGTCCCCTTCCTTCTGCACGAGCAGGGTTTCCGCCGTTTCACTGGGAGTCGGCCAGAGCTGGATGAAGGGATAGAGGAACTCCTCCGGATCTATCTTGAGGACAAAAAGCCGAGCGGCTCGCTGCCGGGGCGGTCCGGGTCGGCCACGGCTGTGTAGAGGCTCAGCATAACCTCGCCGTCTCTGCCGGCGCGATGGAAGTCGAAGAAGAGGGGACCGCTTCTCGGCGGCGCCCCGAGGACCTGTTCGAGAACGTGGGGATCGAGAGGGCCGGAATCGGGCACCGACGCCCGCACTGCTCCCGTACGGTCGAGAAGAAGGACGTTCTGGTACCCGTAGTCTTCCCGGAAGCCGTCCATCCACGCCTCGATCTGTCTGCCCAGCCGGGTGTCCTCCGGTCCGGCGAGATAGTCTCTCAGCGCCCGCGCCGTGAAGGGATTGCGCGAGAGAGTGCGGGCGTTGTTGAGGTGCTGGCTTCGCCATGTCGCGATCTCCCGCACCTTCAGTTCGGCGATGCCGGAGAGCTGGTCCAGAGCCCTCTCTGCCAGGCTCTGCTCCCGCTGCAGGTAGAAATGCGCCCCCGTCGCCGCGATCCCCCTCGCCACAAGGACAAAGATCGCGAGCAGGAGCAGGCGGATATCGACTGGTCTTTCTCTGTTCACATGTAGTTCCTGCTCACGGCGCTTCCTCTTGGTCGGGTCGGAGTCGGGCATGAGGCCTCCGCTGATTCGATTACCGCATGGAGCTGCAGACCGCAGAGGTCATGGTAGCCTCAGTTTGCCGGATGCTTGGGTGGTCCGGGGCGCTGCCTAAACCCCTAAAAAACAAAAAACCGCAGGTCGGCTAAAATGCCGGACATGCGGTCTGTTATCCTGCGCATATTCGTCGATGCTCGCAAGACCCTTGAATCACTTCAGCCCTCCAACAAATCCATCAAAATAAAACTACCTCAGATGTAGACCTTTCGCCATCATCGGTCAACGGGTCGACAATCTGATAAATTGTCCCGCCTAGCCCACGATGCAACATTGGGGCTAAAAGGATTCATTTTCACGAGCCCTGATTTATCTCACTCTCGCCCTGCCGATGGTGTTGGCATCGGTCCCGAACCAGAAACTGTTCGTGGGCTTATGGAACATCATGTTTCGCACCACCCCGCCGCCGCTTTCAATTGGCACGGCCGTGGTGAACGTTTCGGTTTTCGGGTCGAACCCGACAAAGCGGTTCGGCTTCAATCCCGTCTCGACAAACCAGAGCCTGCCTAGGGCATCGGCGCCCATGGCATACGGTCCCGATGCCCGACCGCCAGGCGTCGGCCATTCTTCGACGGCTCCAGT
The Desulfuromonas sp. TF genome window above contains:
- a CDS encoding putative quinol monooxygenase, with product MAERKVTVLARFKAKEGMEEQLKQAIMACVAPTRAEAGCINYDLHQLADDKGKLVLYENWRSKKDLEVHLEMPYLKELKAKAGELCSEPIEITLWEMVSKPV
- a CDS encoding type II toxin-antitoxin system RelE/ParE family toxin, whose amino-acid sequence is MAWTVEIQEQALDDLRRLDHEPRRRILKYFRERLEGTENPRQFGKPLVGDRAGFWRYRIGDYRAICHLEDQVLTILVVEVGHRKNIYD
- a CDS encoding TraY domain-containing protein → MIGLRDKEIEARLERLAQKTGRSKSFYVRQALQEFLEDREDYLLGLARLEAGGRRLSLEEAEKELNGLDS
- a CDS encoding sensor histidine kinase; translated protein: MRLTLKITIAILLGVALLFSLNSYLSIQRERAQLKERLSREARHLGESLRVMLTEIWRIGGEQAAIGFLENSNLVSGPLKVRWVWLEGQAAPRYLPRFSRDELSPLQKGETFSLLAESKEGHDFLVTYLPVMTAGGRPGAIEVSESLDELHGYVRESLRRSALLMVATIGSGLLLMTVLGSFWINRPVRKLTEQAERIGAGDFSTAVTVSGRDELAILAGTIDRMRSQLAEAREAEQAANHAKIQALEKLRHTERLATVGRLSAGMAHELGTPLNVISGRAKLIAGQDLSPEETARSARIIGEQAERMTAIMRQLLDFARRGQARKQPVELSGLIKGTLDLLAPTARNQGIDLHWEAEEGSLTVNADPGQLQQVLLNLAMNGIQSMPEGGRLSLQLKKDCASSPPEGRAAENGSWCCIRVEDQGVGIAPENLSHIFDPFYTTKDVGRGTGLGLSIAYGIAEEHGGWIEVASTPSEGSCFSVFLPQATRGEKG
- a CDS encoding MaoC family dehydratase, with product MTQIKYYWEDFTPGWQHESQPRVITSDEIITFAREYDPQAYHTDEEAAKSSPFGGLIASGWQTCSVAMRLMCDGYLLQTSCIGSPGLDELRWFKPVRPGDALRLHSIVLDQTPSQKDQTRGTVKFRWDVLNQKNEVVCSMTGRQHYRRRTPARI
- a CDS encoding EAL domain-containing protein; this translates as MTRDPQHIKNRSTPVKNAGENIDECAPEVPRRHGLTRVALIGTIVLILLLACGLVAHDHAEWKRAERNALAHHAEHVRQSTEAYFDHYESLLRAIAETDCMRLDGGDGCSAFLARLVGQFPQIVNFAATSADGRFLASSRPFWPNDPPTASALPFFKALASGAPRYVMDPHLGPISGQVVTGLVVPLQDSHERFKGLVGLSIELAELAQVWSATTLPHDFSIAVVDRSGTVIFANPESPLTSGARIEELSNLKVNETRLPRSSTLRLAGREFEVWTESVPVAEWTLLTFGPSTDELAGYLRHRPLVWGVGVTILLLAATGMLLSIREGYFYRRLHASEELLRQHKDKLEVLVAARTAELAASEARYRQIVETAQEGIWVLDAANITSFVNQKMAEMLGYGTEEMVGRPVFDFMDDASCALAEDHMMHRREGISEQTDFRFRRKNGSDLWVLLATNPLIDETSCYVGTLAMVMDITYRKRAEDTLRESERRYSDMLSNVDLISMTLDRDARVTFCNDYLLRLTGWRREEILGSNWFDLFIPPENVELKDIFAKVLNNMPDTRHHENEILTRSGERRLIHWNNSVLCSASGDVIGTASIGEDITEQKRYEEQLQHLGTHDALTGLANRALLQDRLDQSLHYAHRSGRIVAVLLLDLDRFKVINDSLGHAFGDQLLYAVAQRLQQKVRNADTVARLGGDEFVVLLAEVAEAEDVGLVARKILDHLSLPYQICDREITITASLGVSLYPKDSVDGPTLIRNADLAMYRAKKNDSSNFAFYSPEMNQRILETLELEGALRQALEREEFCLHYQPKVDLFSGRVIGCEALVRWRHPLRGMISPADFIPLAEETGLIVPLGTWVLEEACRQTRAWQDEGLPVLSVAVNLSARQFRKGDLPQLVEEILRNAGLDPRLLELELTESMVMDDPTEAERTMHTLKELGVSLSLDDFGTGYSSLNYLRRFPVDSLKIDRSFIRDVATDPSGASVVTSVIAIAHNLGLTAVAEGVETCEQLNFLAGCGCDTYQGYLFSKPLPAEEFTNLLHEAS